Proteins encoded within one genomic window of Candidatus Syntrophocurvum alkaliphilum:
- a CDS encoding KamA family radical SAM protein, translating to MLECQLNVPTYTENYNFNNYLKEENDTIEEWKYQYRNQVNTLEKLEKYINITDEEHEAIIHTTAKWGTTPYFASLMDRNDPNCPIRKQVVPSKYEQENKYGIEDYLIFKENRSGEEERPDTIARQYQNRVAFTVVNACGIYCRHCFRKELVVDESLELRFDIDEGLEWISEHNEIREVLVTGGDPLLLPDDRIEYVIRKLREIPHIEMIRFGSRLPVVLPHRVTPGLRKVLGEYHRVPIWLNTQCNHAKEITNELAKAVWDLLTCGINVGNQAVLIKGINDDVESFKQLHESLLNIRIRPYYVFYLEAAPGIDHLRTPIEKGAELIRDALRGHTSGLAQPMYVIATNIGKIPLMPDYYIKDKNEKEYILQNHRGEVTSLPTIH from the coding sequence ATGTTAGAATGTCAATTAAATGTTCCCACTTACACAGAAAACTATAATTTTAATAATTATCTAAAAGAAGAAAATGATACAATAGAAGAATGGAAATATCAATATAGAAATCAAGTTAATACATTAGAGAAATTAGAAAAATATATTAATATTACAGATGAAGAACATGAAGCTATAATCCATACAACTGCAAAATGGGGGACTACTCCTTACTTTGCATCTTTAATGGATAGAAATGACCCTAATTGTCCAATTCGTAAGCAAGTTGTACCATCTAAATATGAACAAGAAAATAAATATGGTATTGAAGATTATCTAATATTCAAAGAAAATAGATCAGGTGAAGAAGAAAGACCAGATACTATTGCTAGACAATATCAAAATAGAGTAGCATTTACAGTCGTTAATGCTTGTGGTATTTATTGTAGACATTGTTTTAGAAAAGAGTTAGTAGTAGATGAATCTTTAGAATTACGTTTTGATATAGACGAAGGTCTAGAATGGATAAGTGAACACAATGAAATAAGAGAAGTATTAGTTACAGGTGGAGACCCCCTTTTATTACCTGATGATAGAATTGAATATGTTATTAGAAAATTAAGAGAAATACCTCATATAGAAATGATAAGATTTGGTAGTAGATTACCTGTAGTATTACCTCATAGAGTTACACCAGGTCTTAGAAAGGTTTTAGGTGAATATCATAGAGTACCTATTTGGTTGAATACTCAATGCAATCATGCAAAAGAGATAACAAATGAATTAGCTAAAGCTGTTTGGGATTTATTAACATGCGGTATCAATGTAGGAAACCAAGCTGTATTAATAAAAGGTATTAATGATGATGTAGAATCATTTAAACAGTTACACGAGAGTCTTTTAAATATTAGAATTAGGCCTTATTATGTTTTTTATTTAGAAGCAGCACCAGGAATAGATCACTTGCGAACTCCTATTGAAAAAGGGGCTGAATTAATAAGAGATGCCCTTAGAGGTCACACATCTGGTCTTGCTCAACCAATGTATGTAATAGCTACTAATATTGGGAAGATTCCTTTAATGCCTGATTACTATATCAAGGATAAAAATGAAAAAGAATATATATTGCAAAATCATCGGGGTGAAGTTACTTCTTTACCTACAATTCATTAA